One Azospirillum sp. TSA2s genomic region harbors:
- a CDS encoding DUF1488 domain-containing protein, with product MPIFLFPDDPFWNEEADAVEFAVQVGEYQGRVFVTRRTLQGIVGHTPKPDEAVQQVCMNRPLFERATEQRIMARALDPDANIHLTGRDLHRAAG from the coding sequence ATGCCCATCTTCCTGTTTCCCGACGACCCCTTCTGGAACGAGGAGGCCGACGCCGTGGAGTTCGCGGTGCAGGTCGGGGAATATCAGGGCCGGGTCTTCGTCACCCGCCGCACCCTGCAGGGCATCGTCGGCCACACGCCGAAGCCGGACGAGGCGGTTCAGCAGGTCTGCATGAACCGCCCCCTGTTCGAACGGGCGACCGAACAGCGCATCATGGCCCGCGCGCTCGATCCCGATGCCAACATCCACCTGACTGGCCGCGACCTTCACCGCGCGGCCGGCTGA